Proteins from a single region of Trypanosoma brucei brucei TREU927 chromosome 7, complete sequence:
- a CDS encoding variant surface glycoprotein (VSG), putative produces SLINLEATAAEEAIKLSGAEAKLNGPLPAGLPTKVPPITTVTCEVHNKSKTKCLEAQCKWGGKKDDDGPCQASDKQVSEQTKQGGRDTTTGGDVKKEDKCTGKDEKTCGGTQGCKWEGTECKDFSLLVNNKISIIVSVSVSLVAF; encoded by the coding sequence TCTCTAATAAATCTCGAGGCAACGGCGGCAGAAGAGGCAATAAAGTTGAGCGGCGCCGAAGCAAAGCTGAATGGACCGCTGCCGGCAGGGCTGCCCACCAAAGTGCCACCCATAACTACAGTAACATGCGAGGTGCACAATAAGTCCAAAACAAAGTGCTTAGAAGCGCAGTGCAAATGGGGAGGCAAAAAGGATGATGACGGCCCATGCCAAGCTAGCGACAAACAAGTTTCAGAGCAGACAAAGCAAGGTGGAAGAGATACAACAACAGGTGGAGATGTCAAGAAAGAGGATAAATGTACTGGTAAAGACGAGAAAACATGCGGCGGCACTCAgggctgcaaatgggagggAACAGAATGCAAAGATTTCAGTCTTCttgtaaataacaaaatttctattattgtttctgtttctgtgaGTTTGGTAGCATTTTAG
- a CDS encoding expression site-associated gene (ESAG) protein, putative → MLKVAVTALLTLRSCAGPAESRGTSLKVGTGGVGVTVSTYSGCSESWSPDGRNMVCGSPSTGPSKTVRRSNSVTSTPQKIQGQPVSGSIAGAKRQEMQTAAPSSGGAPHLTSVTLDNPREGKTQTKNTSDAVIRGPTERLTDLSSRGEPAHAPVGNGKATERVKQVHDGEQRDLEGRGCKDQSPARSEPASGLMRDDGMDVSRPPARRTVSGAEQESTRELMTRNLSEQESAENSTQEKKSAANKGHAVMISAALTLISF, encoded by the coding sequence ATGCTAAAAGTTGCAGTGACTGCATTGTTAACACTAAGGTCGTGCGCAGGACCCGCTGAATCACGCGGTACTTCACTAAAAGTGGGGACCGGCGGAGTGGGAGTAACGGTCTCCACCTACAGTGGATGCAGTGAATCTTGGTCCCCCGACGGCAGAAATATGGTGTGCGGATCACCGAGTACAGGCCCAAGCAAGACTGTCAGACGATCAAATTCTGTCACCTCTACCCCACAGAAAATACAAGGCCAACCAGTAAGTGGCAGCATAGCCGGCGCCAAGCGTCAAGAAATGCAGACCGCAGCCCCAAGTTCGGGCGGTGCCCCCCATCTGACATCTGTCACTCTGGATAATCCACGAGAGGGTAAAACGCAGACTAAGAACACGAGTGATGCCGTAATTCGGGGACCGACCGAGCGGTTGACCGATCTATCCTCACGTGGGGAGCCAGCACACGCGCCCGTGGGAAACGGGAAAGCAACAGAACGAGTAAAACAAGTTCACGATGGGGAGCAACGAGACCTTGAAGGCAGAGGTTGTAAAGACCAGAGCCCAGCAAGGAGTGAGCCAGCATCAGGGTTAATGAGGGACGATGGTATGGATGTATCACGGCCACCTGCACGGAGGACAGTTTCGGGGGCCGAGCAGGAAAGTACCCGGGAGCTGATGACGCGCAATCTGAGTGAGCAAGAGTCAGCAGAAAATAGTACTCaggagaagaaaagtgcTGCAAACAAAGGGCATGCGGTGATGATCTCTGCTGCATTAACCCTCATAAGTTTTTAA
- a CDS encoding thimet oligopeptidase A, putative, translating into MTSRLFADIVDASKCAKFFPKTPSAVQEVAAEAKRRALEKLERIYSLSSASRTFLNTASVADVAAAEIGVSASLLSVAMNVSPDEATRQEAKQQMVDLQSFSIDHFESNKRLFESLKAVSQSNAYRDEYVNGGRDREYSYWLDEELKGYKRKGMELPDSELEKVVSLQKELSSLCTTFSRNISEDKSEIVVSAEELAGVPENVISGLSKTKDGLFVLKMDYPTLFSVMKNCEVASTRREMSRAASNKAYPENLCVLREIVTKRQKLAELLKFSSFSELNLDDKMVKSPEAARAFIDDLVPRLQEKWKSELELILRNLHSSCALTEDGRLRDYDVPFMINQVKKFKFNVSETDLQEYFPLDTTVKGLFDIYERFFDVTFTRVDNGDELWHKDAFTLHVLNNKTKDTLGHVVLDLFPREGKFSHACCISVVPPVLLEGSESKFSPALSVVLANFPAPSAERPSLFLHDDVVTFFHEFGHAIHSLFGRSKMATFAGTRVKRDFVELPSQMLEEWVWEVDILRNISCHYKTKEKLPTELVESKVNTRNTFSGRDSLRQLEFASYSLELFSAPFARVKDIKEMDTSALMADIRSRINPHIKYDDETHFECSFGHLTGYGAGYYGYMWSKVFALDVYDFIKNNGGLLNPAVGERYVSEIIGVGGGKDPSEMLRNFLGREPSSDAFFKSLGV; encoded by the coding sequence ATGACGTCGAGACTGTTTGCGGATATCGTTGATGCAAGCAAATGTGCTAAGTTTTTCCCTAAGACCCCTTCTGCGGTTCAAGAGGTCGCAGCTGAGGCAAAGAGGAGGGCACTGGAGAAACTTGAAAGAATTTATTCCCTTTCCAGTGCGTCTCGAACATTCTTAAATACGGCCTCTGTAGCAGACGTTGCTGCGGCGGAGATTGGCGTGTCAGCTTCTTTGCTTTCCGTTGCGATGAACGTTTCTCCTGACGAGGCCACACGGCAGGAAGCGAAACAGCAAATGGTTGATCTACAATCGTTTTCAATTGATCACTTTGAATCAAACAAGCGTCTTTTTGAATCACTTAAAGCCGTTTCTCAGAGTAATGCATACAGGGATGAATATGTAAATGGCGGGCGGGACAGGGAGTATTCATATTGGCTCGATGAGGAACTTAAGGGTTACAAGCGAAAAGGAATGGAGCTACCGGACAGCGAATTGGAGAAAGTTGTGTCGCTTCAAAAGGAACTTTCATCTTTATGTACAACTTTTTCTCGGAACATAAGTGAGGACAAAAGCGAGATTGTTGTCTCAGCTGAGGAGTTGGCAGGAGTACCTGAAAACGTTATAAGTGGTCTCAGTAAGACTAAGGATGGATTGTTTGTCTTAAAAATGGATTATCCGACCCTTTTTTCAGTGATGAAAAATTGTGAAGTCGCCTCTACTCGTCGGGAAATGTCGCGTGCCGCGAGCAACAAGGCTTATCCTGAAAATTTATGTGTTCTCAGAGAGATTGTCACGAAGCGGCAGAAACTGGCGGAGCTTCTcaaattttcttccttcagcgaACTTAATCTTGACGACAAGATGGTCAAATCTCCTGAGGCAGCGCGAGCATTTATCGATGACCTCGTCCCGCGCTTGCAGGAGAAGTGGAAATCGGAGCTTGAGCTAATACTAAGAAATTTACACAGCAGCTGTGCTCTGACTGAAGATGGAAGGCTCAGGGACTATGATGTGCCGTTTATGATTAATCAGGTTAAAAAATTCAAATTCAACGTCAGTGAGACGGATCTTCAGGAGTACTTTCCTCTTGACACAACCGTGAAAGGACTCTTTGATATATATGAAAGATTTTTTGATGTTACCTTTACCCGCGTTGATAACGGTGACGAGCTTTGGCATAAGGACGCGTTTACGCTTCATGTGttaaacaataaaacaaaggacACACTGGGCCATGTGGTGCTTGATTTATTTCCTCGTGAGGGTAAATTTTCACACGCCTGTTGTATCTCTGTTGTTCCTCCCGTTTTGTTGGAGGGCTCTGAGAGCAAGTTTTCTCCTGCGTTATCCGTGGTTCTTGCCAATTTCCCTGCACCGTCCGCCGAACGTccgtctctttttcttcatgaTGATGTGGTTACCTTTTTCCATGAGTTTGGACACGCTATTCATTCTCTCTTTGGACGGAGTAAAATGGCTACGTTTGCGGGTACCCGCGTGAAGAGGGACTTCGTCGAACTTCCATCGCAGATGCTTGAAGAATGGGTTTGGGAAGTTGATATTCTCAGGAATATATCTTGCcattacaaaacaaaagagaagttaCCTACTGAACTTGTTGAATCAAAGGTTAACACCCGAAATACTTTCAGTGGTCGGGATTCCCTAAGACAACTGGAGTTTGCTTCGTATTCTCTGGAGTTGTTCAGTGCCCCATTTGCCAGAGTGAAGGACATAAAGGAGATGGACACTTCTGCACTTATGGCTGACATTCGCAGCCGAATAAATCCACACATTAAGTATGATGATGAAACTCACTTTGAATGCAGTTTCGGCCACCTTACCGGCTACGGAGCTGGATACTACGGTTACATGTGGTCCAAGGTGTTTGCTCTTGATGTGTATGACTTTATCAAGAATAATGGGGGCTTATTGAACCCTGCCGTAGGGGAGAGATATGTTTCTGAAATAATTGGTGTGGGAGGTGGAAAAGATCCAAGTGAGATGCTGAGAAACTTCCTCGGGAGAGAACCAAGCAGCGACGCTTTTTTCAAAAGCCTTGGTGTATAA
- a CDS encoding proline oxidase, putative, whose amino-acid sequence MFRLLCRRSAANVKMQDASLRTMTKVDFSDPSIFRQKSLWWLLRALFVLRICKFEFISNNSVALMKRAEAIFGPFLTYNTLVKGTVYGHFCAGESDREVKNTVKSLENLGIGSVLDYAAEAEAEGFAPSPGIAEAPNLSMASLVNNTSVTYLPHKQAFDENMKLYVMCVLHAALHKPEGGVGLAAVKVTGMCDPQLLARVSAILHSVHRDWIEYFTEEQPPPVEECNVVMGTKTEHKRYITRDQVRKGLTKLASSQKYTEDEINAVLQVLDPNNEGKTNYYKFKTVVSEAVLALDPTPVQKIIIDKLPKLTTEERELWRHLHWRLSVIVRTAKDLRVRVLFDAEQTFYQLAIDNIVLQFQRQFNKKEAIVYNTYQCYLTYTEDRVFNDLTRAELEGWVWGGKIVRGAYMRQERETAEKYHYKSPIWPTYEETNACYKAVAERILREIARLPETRFEALFGTHNQKSLEEITEAVLQLPPVKGYVAFAQLYGMSDNLTIPLKRAGFPVFKYVPYGPVKETVHYLGRRAMENASILSNGGSREVRLMRKELRRRVFWM is encoded by the coding sequence ATGTTTCGCCTCCTGTGCCGACGCTCCGCCGCGAATGTAAAAATGCAAGACGCCAGTCTCCGCACCATGACAAAAGTGGATTTCTCGGACCCATCCATATTTCGTCAGAAATCTCTGTGGTGGTTGTTGCGCGCACTCTTTGTGCTCCGCATTTGCAAGTTTGAATTCATTTCCAACAATTCTGTGGCTCTTATGAAGCGTGCTGAGGCAATTTTTGGACCCTTTTTGACCTATAACACACTTGTGAAGGGGACAGTGTACGGCCACTTTTGTGCTGGCGAGTCCGATCGTGAAGTCAAGAACACCGTCAAATCGCTTGAAAATTTGGGTATTGGATCTGTTCTTGACTATGCCGCTGAAGCTGAAGCTGAGGGTTTCGCACCCTCCCCAGGTATTGCAGAAGCGCCGAACTTGTCTATGGCAAGTCTTGTCAACAACACATCCGTTACCTATCTGCCTCACAAGCAAGCCTTTGACGAAAACATGAAACTATACGTAATGTGTGTTTTACATGCCGCACTACATAAACCGGAGGGTGGCGTTGGATTGGCTGCTGTTAAGGTGACAGGCATGTGTGATCCACAGCTTCTCGCCCGCGTCTCGGCAATCCTGCACTCCGTTCACCGTGACTGGATAGAATACTTTACGGAGGAGCAACCACCACCAGTGGAGGAGTGTAATGTTGTGATGGGAACAAAAACGGAGCACAAGCGATATATTACGCGTGACCAAGTGCGGAAGGGACTCACAAAATTGGCCTCTTCGCAAAAATACACAGAAGATGAGATCAATGCCGTCTTACAAGTTCTCGATCCAaataatgaaggaaaaacaaactacTACAAGTTTAAAACGGTTGTGTCTGAGGCCGTACTTGCACTGGATCCCACACCAGTGCAGAAGATAATTATCGACAAACTTCCAAAACTTACTACAGAGGAGCGCGAACTATGGCGCCATTTGCACTGGAGGTTGTCAGTCATTGTTCGGACTGCGAAGGACTTGCGGGTGCGAGTTTTGTTTGACGCCGAGCAAACGTTTTATCAACTTGCCATTGATAATATTGTGTTGCAGTTTCAGCGCCAGTTCAATAAAAAGGAGGCTATAGTTTATAACACATATCAATGCTATTTGACTTACACCGAAGACCGTGTTTTCAATGACTTAACCCGAGCAGAGCTCGAGGGGTGGGTTTGGGGAGGGAAAATTGTTCGAGGTGCCTACATGAGGCAGGAGAGGGAGACAGCAGAAAAATACCATTACAAAAGCCCCATTTGGCCAACGTACGAGGAAACTAACGCGTGCTACAAAGCTGTGGCTGAGCGAATACTAAGAGAGATAGCCCGGTTACCTGAAACACGTTTTGAGGCCCTGTTCGGAACTCACAATCAAAAATCACTTGAAGAAATAACTGAGGCTGttcttcaacttcctcctgTTAAAGGTTATGTGGCATTTGCCCAATTGTATGGCATGTCGGACAACTTGACAATTCCGCTTAAGAGAGCCGGTTTTCCAGTTTTTAAATATGTTCCGTACGGACCTGTCAAAGAGACTGTTCACTACCTGGGAAGGCGTGCTATGGAGAATGCGTCAATTTTATCGAATGGGGGTAGCCGGGAAGTGCGGTTGATGAGGAAAGAGCTTAGGCGTCGCGTCTTTTGGATGTGA